The DNA sequence CAAATGATTCCAAAATCCCACGTGTCCTTGTCTACATGCACTTAAAGCCTCCTCACTTCTTTTTGATGAGAAAAAAGCAATTTTCACTTCACcgctttttcttttccaccTCAAATCTCACCCATTTCTTTCTCTAAGCTTTGTCCAGAGAGTACTACTACTGTCTACTTGTACActaatttctctcttctctgcGCAGTAATGGCTGACTGGGGGCCCGTGCTTATCGGGGTTGTACTTTTCATTCTCCTGCAACCAGGGCTGCTATTTCAGCTCCCCGGAAACAATCGGCAGGTGGAGTTTGGCAGCATGAAGACCAATGGCAAAGCAATCGCGGTGCACACGCTTATCTTCTTCGCTCTGTATGCTATTCTGATTCTGGCCGTTCATGTTCACATCTATACAGGATGATCCGTTAGCCTTCTCATGGGCGCAAGATCCATGTAATGTTGCATAATTAAGTGGCATTTCTGTTTGGAGTTCGATTTCGCTCCTACTTTGCTTCAATGGAACTCATGTCTTGTACTGTTGTGGGTTTTCTAATCAGAAATGTTAATTTAAGTTGTGCCTCTGTTTTTCCtattctatttcatttatcGTGTGctagtttttttgtttgtttgtttgaacTTTAGGTTAATCCTTTTGGTCACATTGTGAAAACCCATTGAACCAAACGACGCGCAAAGacttgttttttgttctaattttgaaggaaattttctatttaggTTTAAGATTTGACTTGAAGGGCTCTTTGATTGCCCCTCTTTCCCCTTAAATCCTTCTGGCTTGTAAAACACTGAATTGAAGTTGATGGCTACTTGAAACTGAGCCCTGCAAATTTGGAATTTGCGGAGTCAGAGTAATGCTACTACTTAAATGGTATTTCCCAATCCAGATGTATTATGATACCTTAACTATCAAACCCAGAAATCTTTAGTAGTGATAGAACTAGAACATGGGTTTATCATACTATATAGACACATGTCCCAGAAAAACAGTTGAACGGGAACAGCTTCAGTTTAGTGGACAAGAGAATCAGAGTGGTTCCAAGTCTTATGTAGTCAAATTTAATGCATAAGTTGGTTAAGACACAAACAAAGTCCATACTGAGAATGTCTTTAATGGTCTTCCaatactaaaattaagaaaacctATGACATGACAATTGAACAACACTCCAAGGAATAAAgagaataattaaaacaagtttcaGAATATGAAAActacaaagaagaaaaggtgTAGGAGGAGATGCAACTTTGGAATAACTTgtattcttgaaaatgatgttTACATGTGAAGTCAGCCAGCATGTATATGAATTCCAATGGCAACAATCAAGATGGTGTAGATACAAAAGTACAAAATTGCATGAATTAAGATAGAGATTCCACTAGTGTACATGTTGCCGAATTCAATCACCCTCGTCCTTGCCGGCAACTGGAATAAAAGCCCCGGCGAGAGGAGGATGAACATCACCACTGCCACCACCACCGGTCCCCAATCAGCACTCATAATTCCAGTTCAGTGTGTGTTCTCTGTGTGTTTCTTGTTATGAAGTAGGGACAAAAGTGTGTTATTCTACTCTTGTGTCTCCGTGGTCTAATATCTGGTAATGGTTCGTGCAAATAAGTAGGGCAATGTACTGAATGATTTTTCTTAGTGAAGAAGGCTGAGAGTGATGCTAAACTTAGAGGGGGGAAAGGAGACGGTGGGATTCAAAAGGGGGGAAAGTATATTATAGAGGTTGATGGTAGTGGAGTTGATGCATAAGCGTCCAATTATTGAACATTTGAGTGGCTCTTTTTTGTCATTGCTTTTCTTGAGATGATGAAGGTGGTGGAAAGCTTATCAAGGATATTTTAGGTATTAACAACTGAATTTGGAAAAAGGTTTGTACAACAGGCTGTAGGTTTTTAGAATGCTTGCTTCTTTGGTTTCTGATGTAGCACGTGACATGCATATGAAAAACCGtgtcttcaatttctttttatttttaattaatttatataataattagtgttAATTTATGCAGTATGCTGGCAAATTAGTGAAtcatcaattacataattaaaacaCACTAATACATgggataaatttattttatatattgcaTATCtgtagattttattttctaacttCCAACtggaaatgaaagaagaactCTTGCGAAGGCAACCAATGGGGCAATAATCTGTGAGAgtatatattcaaattcaagtaGTATCTGGAAGTGATTCGACCAATTAAAAGCGtagtaaaagttgaaaatctGCAAAATAGTTTGGGCTGTACAGTTAAAATATGTTCCGGCCCAATACTCTACCTGCTGGCGCACAAACccattaaacaaaatttgcCGCCGAAAGGGCCAAACATGCCTGCCGGCTCCGTGTGCCAGACACTTGTTGATTACAATCATAATAAACACAGGTGATAAATCCAATGTCGAGACATCGTCTTCATCTGTATTAAAGCGAAAACTTGTGTTGAAACCCTGCGTATTTTGATTCGTGTAAGGGAAAAATAGAAGCAAAAACTCCCTGATTCTAGCAAACACTTGAGAGTTTAGTTGTGAGAATTAGTGGAGAGATGGCAGATTTAGCACCAGTTCTTATAGCAGTAATACTCTTTGTCGTGCTATCGCCAGGACTACTTTTCCAGCTCCCCGGAAAGAGGAGGGCCATAGAGTTCACCAACATGCAGACGAGCGGCCTCTCCATATTCGTCCACACCATCATCTTCACTGCTATAATCACCATCCTCCTTATTGCCATTGGAGTTCACATCTACGTCGGGTAGTTTTCTCCTATTCATCACTCTCCCTGTTATGGATTTTCCAATGATGATGTCATTTCGTTTGTTTGAAAGACGTATTGGAGCATCAGATTACTTTTCGGCATCTGATTCTTTTGTGTAATCAAGGTCAACTATTTGATCTAATCTTTTTCAAGACCGATCTTCTTCATTCTGATTCTGTGAAAGTAGGATGAAGAAGCAAACCAAGTTACATTGAATGAGACTATAGAGGGGAAATGGTCGTTAAAGGAGCTACATTGTTTCATACACTTTAGTGATTTCCAAGTACTATGATTTGCATATCATCAACCCGTACAACACATGGCTGAGATTCGATTCTACAATCGAGATCATGGGCATTAGACCAAAACTCTAATCTTTTCCAACTCTTTCTGGCTGCAAAAATGAACTGTGTCTTTTATTCTTGGAGTGGATCCCTCAGCTTGAATAATTCCACGCTGCAAAAGCACACAACATATATGTAACTCTTGGGAAATGTAAAGAAAGTGCAAAGACAAAGATGGAAGAAGAGGGAAAAACACTGCCAACATGTATACATTATGATCAACAATGAAGGCATTTGCTGGTAGTATGCTTTGAATCGAAACACCTGTTTTTCTCTGTTTCACTCTTGTAAATATATCATTGACAAATTATACAAAGAAATTCCCTTCAAGTTTAAACAATTTACAGGTTCATAATTCCATCAGGGAAACGTAGTCTACAACGTACATAAGTTCAATAAATCTTTGAGAAAAGGGATATTATGTGTGGCCGTACCTGGTTCAAACTTGATGGAATCAGGGGAAGGCCAGAGAATGTCGCGACCAATTTCCGACAAATTGGAAACAATTCCCACAAAATAAAACAGCAAAACCAGCGTTATCACCAGTGGCATCAGAATCAATCCGATCACAAAAGTAACTGATCCGAAGAGCATCAACGCGATCGAGATCCCAATAAAAAGCGACCCAAAAGCCGCCGGGGAAATCTGGGCCGGCGGAGACGAGGAAGAAGACGGCGGAGAAGACAATAAAGAGAGGCTGGGGAAGGAAATGGGCAGCGGCGGTGAACGGAGGATGTGAATGATCATTGAACAGAGCTCGTACAGCACTCTTGTCTGCCGATCTTGTTCTCTCATTTTcggtttctctctctttttctggTTAGTTTGTTTAATTAGTGGGCGTAGATGAGAGATTGTGTAAAAGAGTATCTGGATTGGAAGGTTGGTGCGTGTTTCGAGGTGGGATTGTCGATTGAGTTCCGAGAAAGGATAAGAAAAGGATAAGAAGATGGCAGCTGCAGCAGCCATTCCGGATTCGTCACATTTACTATTATTAgcaattattcaatattttcttcttctttttgtttttttgtatttgatttattaccAATTTGCTTTTCTCCAAACATTTTAACAGCAGTTTCCAAGCCAGTCTTTGTAGGcagaaaatgaattaaattaaatagctCATTCTGAATTAATCAGCTACCACTAATTGTTCttttgagtaaattaaatGAGGGTTTGTGAACTTATGGAGATTCGTCTACTGTCTGcatgctgctgctgctgctgttgttCTAATAGACTTTTCCGGCCATGTCTTCAAATTTGGGTGTATCATCTGAAGATAGTGCAGATTGCAGAGATCCAAGAAGTCATGATTTAGTCCCAGTTACGTACAGAGAATCTAAAATCAGGCAAGCAGGTGAGAGATAGGCAATTCTCAAGAATGTGGGTTTTCGCCAGGGGCCATGGCCGTCTGTATATATCTgtgcttttaaattaattcctgcTTATTTGAAGTTTTATAGCTTGTTTTTTGGTATTGCACTGGATGTTTTATGTGTACCTAAAATAACCTGCACcatcttttatcttttaatattacatGCATCAAAGCAAACCAAgaattaatatcaattcaatttagtattatctatcatattcattcatatatatttttcagaagaAATTTAATAGGGCCAGTACCTTAATAGTTCATAAAACCTGCTTGACTAACGTAAATCATGATGCGCAAACAATATATAGAAGCCAAATCCAAAAAAGCATGCATATATGTGTAGTTATATACCTCTTACATTAGTCGCCAGTAATTAACAAGCATGAAAATGAAGGTAATGCATGCAAGCTGCAGCTGGTAATTAGATACCTAATTAGAACTAGGTATATCTAGCTAGCTAGACCTAGAGATGCATGTCTTCGACATTCTTGAACCTCTCCCGAACGCTAGATATGTATTTTGCAGCTTTATCGTCCACGCCATCATCCTCGGCAACCCCACCGTAGAAATTCTCCAGCTTGCGGTAAGAATCGGGTTTCCTCTCCGTCACGACGAACGCCACTTTAGGCGTCTGCTGAGGAAAAACCTGGTCCTGCTTCACAATAAGGAAGCTCACCGGCGATCCAGCCGTGGGTGAAGCAGCAGGAGGAGCCTTGGGCTTAATGGGCTGATTAGAGAGGAAATCAAGAGACGCGGGCGAGGTGGAATTGGCGGGGGTGGGCTTAGGGGGTTTGGTGGTATATGGCTGCTGCAGGGGAGCGCTGGAAGGTTTAGTCGCCCGATACAAAGACATAACTAGCTTTGACTTGGAGAAACTCCGGCGCCTGCTGCGGTTCGACTCCATTGAAAGATTGTAATAATGAGCTAGTTCTTGGAGTAGTTGGGGATGGAGTCATACACATAAATGTGAGTATTATATGTAATGCGTTGAGACACCTCCCATATTTATATGCATGGTGAGCCAATTAGGTAGTGAAAAGTTAGACGCCTTTTTCAGTTAAATTGAAAAGGGAAATGATCACTAAAGTAAgctaaaaagttaataaatatagGTAGACGAGATCATATCCACAAAGTAATTAGTTGGTAATAATTGGGATAAAACCAAAGCTTGTACAAAATAGATCCTTTGAATAACTAGTTGTTTGTCTTGATTAAaagtttcatcaaatataagtAGGTAGTGaattacaacaattttatGTTAATCAATGGGAATCAGATAACAGTAGTGATGAAAATTGTAGGTAGGTAGGATGAGGTCCAATTCCGGAAAATTcatgatttgattaaaaagGTAATTAAGATATGGTACAAATAGAATGACTTGTGgaatatttgttttgatatGATCTTAATTAATGGTTTTCTAAGATATGGGCGGGGAATGAAATGTTCAACTACTGGCTGATCAGctttaattaaacatatatatagtttttgaaTTGTTGGTTATTATTAGTAGGTATAAGGTGGATGGATGGGGTGTcttcaagtatatatatatatatatatatatattgttgttaataatattatatataatagatatgGAAGAAAGTAAAGATGGGATGGTTGAATTGGTAGGTAGCTAAAAGTGAAGGTGATTCTATTTTGTGTAAGTAGCTTCCAATGGCTTTTGCTTTTTAAGTGAAAGCTACAGATGCAGAAGCACTACCTCTCAAAAGATGGATACCCACATTTCATTGTTTGAGTTTTAATGTTTTCATACCctatttttatcaattcatCCATccttaataataatgatgatacCAATTAATTTCACACTGTTTTAGTAGATAAAATAATGcaccatccatccatccatccatccagtatatatatataataatattcgatgcttcatatatatatatacatctggATCAACTTCATATGATCACATGTTGACTGATGTGGAAAGCAAATATCCTCCCAAAATATCTACCAAAACAGTAGTTATGATGGATGAGTTGAGTAGTAGCTACCTATATATTGGATGCATTAACAGAAGATGGAATATTTGTGTACATATGCATACGCCATGGGAGAGAGGAATGTATTGGATAAGAAGGCCATCGTTTTCACTTTTCAAGGGACCCTTccatatcaataatatatccATTCTTCTCTTCACCGtatattctctctctctctctctatattcCAACTTAATTTTCCTTCTGTTGgataacttatataaatattttcttttttaatcaattataagaATTTGATGAAGCAGTATTATAGAGGTAATAAAGAGAGGGTAGTAGAAAAGTGAAGGAAGCAAAGCGATGGGTACATTAGTTTGCTTTAGTGGGACATTGATAAATAAAGTTGTGGATGCTACTCATGTTTCCAGAtaacatatctatatattctGCCTCTATTTACACtcacaataatttttagatcacaatatatcattttagtttatttcttttattatctATACCTCCTCACTTAATTATACCAACACTACAAcaacataacataattaatttaattcaaacaaCACTTTTCTCTGcaattaaatgtaatatatattactctATCcgtaaactaattaatttattgtgtatgGACCACATTAGTTGTATTTATTGTAGACTTTTGCTGCCAAAATGGTAAAAGTGATGGATTTGTGACGAAAAGAAAACTTatggtgtgtatatatatatatatatatatatatatatatggacaCCCAAGAAGCCCTCATGGGAATTGATTCCTTCCCCAAACCAAAACGCCATTCATTATACATTCTTTGTTTGTTTCGTAGGGTAACTCTATTTCTTTTACAATTGACCCTTtgcaaaaaatttcataattttatatatatatatatattatttaaaaataattaaaatttcttagaATGAATGactatttaacaaatattcttCTTGTAGagaatatttgttaaacaaCCATTGATTCCAAAGAATTATTCgtaattttgcaaataacgagaaaatatttataattatagcaaatattttttaaaaaaaaaccattataatttaatgtttattttgtagTGTAGTTAAAGGAAGGCATATAAGTTTGGTATTCCTCCTCACCTCAATATTCatttagaaaagaagaagaaataagaTGCTTGTTGGCTCCAATTATATATGAGAGAATGTAGCTTTTTGCCTCTATTCTTATTCTCGGAAGATCTTCCAccctctcttttcttttttttttttttttttaataaaaaaacaagatAGAATGTCGCTTTTGCATTACCAGACAAATAATGCCAGATATCTGAATAATGcattataatattcttttatgacattatatcaataatcaattcatttttctctaatttatatataagaaatcaAGAATACAGCTTTAGACTCATTTCTTGCTTGAACTGACTGAAATATTCAAAGATTTTTTCCTACTTTCAACAAACTTatgtttgatttcattttcaaggTATCTTCAggatataccaaaatattctcaatgtttgtttttgtatagATACACCATATCttggtatttttatcttattgtcgtaaatatatatatacacaaacatatataaatatatataaaaggaacatgatttgacaataaatagtgacTTTTATCTctaaaacacaatattaaaaatacaacacatatatataaaagacgTGATTcgataattaacaataatttttgtctcttaaaatacaacaacaaatattttaaattattttaaaaaaaaaattcaaacatacttATGTGttcaaaatacatatttatttatttctatttttcaaatctttgtaaaatacaataaaatactccaaaaatgaaaccaaatgtAGACAGTGGTCTATGTTTATTGAAtatggatgatgatgatgatgatatatgTAAGTTGATGGACAACCAGAAATGTAAATGGGCCTAAAGCATAGCCCATAATAACTGAAATAAATTCCAGAAGCATGATCAAATGTGATGGGCCCAGCCCAATAGActctaaaattttagaaattaattcaGGCTCTTCcccaatttatttcttctcacCCAAGAACATTCCTTTCTCCAAAATTCCTAcaaattgatttgattctttTACAAGCTTTGAGTTAGCCAGACAATTTTGTATCCCTTCAGTCTCTTGATACAGGAATATGGCGTTGACAAATTTTATACTGACGGTGGCAGGAGTGACCGCCGTGGTTTTGCTGTTGAGGAGCGATGTCAAACAGTCGGCGACCATCTTCCGCCGTAACGTTCGTCATATCCGCAACTGGCTTGAAGAGGAGTCCGCTTCCGCCGCTAAGTACGCACCCTAGTGCTCATAATCTCTTTCCAACTTCAAGTCTTCATTTCCACTATCCCTATCTCGTTTAAGAGCTCAAGCCATTCGCTAATTTCAGCTCTatcatatgattaatatttaacatGAATTAAATGATCAGAATGtgagttttgaattttaattttagtaaatcaattttatgttGGAGGTTTGATGGTTTATTGGACTATAATCTTCTACAGTGATGCAATGAAAGATGACATCTGCTGCTAGTTTGCTTGACAGTTACAGTTAGAAAGTTAAAAAgcttgtttgtaatttttaggaATCTAGGACATTCATGGTGGAAGAACTAAGATATGTTAGTATTACacctttgaatttattgattattatgtGATAGTGTTTGATACGAAGAGAATGAAGTCATTGGGTGGAAAGAGAAATACTCTCTCACAAATTCGtatcgatttttttatatcaatttcaCCGCAATTATCTCAATCAATTTGAATGTAAAGACGCTACAAACTGCTTCAATATAAGCAGCATTGCATTACATCTTTTGGATCTTCTTGCAGGGAAATGGAGAATGCAAAACCAAAGGAGATACCTGGGAAGGATATCCCCAAGGAGGACAAGCACTAGATTCATTTCATGCGCAGGCAACCGCTCATGGCTGAAGTAGTTGAATATGAAATCTTGATAAATCTCTGTGCGATCATATTCCAGAATAAGATTTTCTGTTCTTCTAGCACACTTTTTGGTTCTTACGCCCTGCTGCTTAATATGTACCAAAAGTAGGACTAATGATTATGTGCTTCTTGTAACCTTTTCCGGGGCTTTTTGTAGAgagtaacatatatatatacaaatattcttttaccCTGTGCTTTGCTTACCCTTGGCATTTGGTTGAGCGTTTCTTGCTTATAATTGATCTACATTATGTGAGCGTGTGGGattgtc is a window from the Sesamum indicum cultivar Zhongzhi No. 13 linkage group LG15, S_indicum_v1.0, whole genome shotgun sequence genome containing:
- the LOC105177440 gene encoding uncharacterized protein LOC105177440; its protein translation is MADLAPVLIAVILFVVLSPGLLFQLPGKRRAIEFTNMQTSGLSIFVHTIIFTAIITILLIAIGVHIYVG
- the LOC105177442 gene encoding uncharacterized protein LOC105177442, producing the protein MAAAAAIFLSFSYPFSELNRQSHLETRTNLPIQILFYTISHLRPLIKQTNQKKREKPKMREQDRQTRVLYELCSMIIHILRSPPLPISFPSLSLLSSPPSSSSSPPAQISPAAFGSLFIGISIALMLFGSVTFVIGLILMPLVITLVLLFYFVGIVSNLSEIGRDILWPSPDSIKFEPAWNYSS
- the LOC105177439 gene encoding uncharacterized protein LOC105177439; protein product: MSADWGPVVVAVVMFILLSPGLLFQLPARTRVIEFGNMYTSGISILIHAILYFCIYTILIVAIGIHIHAG
- the LOC105177438 gene encoding uncharacterized protein LOC105177438 — translated: MADWGPVLIGVVLFILLQPGLLFQLPGNNRQVEFGSMKTNGKAIAVHTLIFFALYAILILAVHVHIYTG